The Pocillopora verrucosa isolate sample1 chromosome 14, ASM3666991v2, whole genome shotgun sequence genome has a segment encoding these proteins:
- the LOC131784391 gene encoding G2/mitotic-specific cyclin-A: protein MSLSIREPFPISNNFENNQESNVLKKAKMEDGQVRATQQGQKRAALSTITNNAMRIQPFRAAKQQAGFASSKNDENAFSRLQQKTSVFAVPKSAQQSFSIHEDPEPVIASAQSRTHHSSSSVPEINPAITSLSSSALTNVFVANRARNEVDSPMVIDSSDDEDFECTKETTPEIHDIDNGNDIFGVTEYASEIYQYLKKSELKNMPKPNYMKKQTDINHSMRSILVDWLVEVAEEYKLSLQTLYLTINYIDRFLSVMSVLRGKLQLVGTACMLIAAKFEEIYPPDISDFVYITDDTYNAKQVLKMESLILKTLGFEVCAPTILNFLERFLKAAECPEADKSKVESLAKYLCELSLLNGEPFLQYRPSTVAASAVVLSLHTIGLTSWNPTLAHYTGFQLLDLQACVHDLHRAFSHAPKQQQQSIREKYKSSSCHGVANLPAPEMLPLA from the exons ATGTCGCTATCCATCAGGGAACCGTTTCCTATCTCAAACAACTTCGAAAACAATCAAGAAAGCAACGTGTTGAAGAAAGCAAAGATGGAAGATGGTCAAGTAAGAGCAACTCAACAAGGGCAGAAACGTGCGGCTTTGAGCACAATAACGAACAACGCAATGAGAATTCAGCCGTTTCGTGCTGCTAAACAACAG GCTGGTTTTGCTAGTTCGAAGAACGACGAAAATGCTTTCAGTCGTTTACAACAAAAGACCTCGGTCTTCGCTGTACCGAAGAGTGCACAACAGAGTTTTAGCATTCACGAAGACCCAGAGCCTGTTATTGCAAGTGCTCAGAGTAGAACACATCATTCTAGTTCTTCAGTTCCAGAAATAAATCCGGCCATAACGTCGCTTTCAAGTTCGGCTCTAACAAACGTGTTCGTTGCAAACAGAGCAAGAAATGAAG tggaTTCCCCCATGGTTATAGATTCCAGCGATGACGAGGACTTTGAATGCACGAAAGAAACAACGCCAGAAATACACGACATCGACAATGGCAACGACATTTTTGGTGTTACAGAATATGCTTCAGAGATATACCAATATTTGAAGAAGTCTGAG CTCAAGAACATGCCCAAACCAAACTACATGAAGAAACAAACTGACATCAACCACTCTATGCGTTCCATCCTTGTTGACTGGCTGGTTGAAGTGGCTGAAGAGTACAAACTTTCTCTCCAAACTCTTTATCTAACCATAAACTATATTGACCGATTCCTATCAGTTATGTCTGTTCTACGGGGTAAGCTACAACTTGTGGGGACTGCTTGTATGTTGATAGCAGCCAAGTTTGAGGAAATTTATCCTCCAGATATTTCAGATTTTGTATACATTACAGATGACACCTACAATGCCAAACAG gttCTAAAAATGGAGTCTCTTATTCTGAAGACTTTAGGATTTGAAGTTTGTGCGCCAACAATACTAAATTtccttgaaagatttttgaaGGCTGCAGAATGTCCTGAAGCAGATAAATCCAAAGTTGAATCATTAGCAAAG TATCTCTGTGAACTTTCATTGCTTAATGGAGAACCTTTCCTACAGTATCGGCCATCTACAGTTGCTGCCAGTGCTGTTGTACTGTCTCTACATACCATCGGATTAACATCATGG AATCCAACTCTGGCTCACTACACTGGGTTCCAACTCCTTGATCTTCAAGCATGTGTCCATGATCTTCATCGTGCATTCAGTCATgcaccaaaacaacaacagcaatcTATAAGAGAAAAATACAAGAGCTCCAG CTGTCATGgagtggcaaatcttccagctCCAGAGATGCTTCCCCTAGCATAA